One stretch of Verrucomicrobiia bacterium DNA includes these proteins:
- a CDS encoding AGE family epimerase/isomerase — translation MRPSWLKASLAALLVFLSADVPVRSAEVPPASHPDATELRRQAERCRNLLNRSVLNFYLPGSVDAVHGGYLEDWRDGRFVHRGERFLTLQARQLWFFATLAAGNHDRARCLEAAWAGYVFLERAFRDVRLGGYFSKTDDLGVPTDTRKHAYHNAFALYALVAYHRATRDRIVLRRAQDLFRTLDQRAHDPRHGGYIEFFHADWRPVTNPSESAYIGAIGTKTYNTHLHLLEAFAALYRVWPDAQLRVRLEELIRINTLTVQHPAYRFNLDGWTPDWRPVDSPGNHRASYGHDIECLWLTLDAVRALGLPEVPLHGWARGLAEYTLRYGYDTEHGGLFYAGEAGQPADDTRKEWWVQAEALVGLLELYRITGRPEHYQAFARTLDFIEQHQIAPDGGWWATLNENGSAHPNPSRSSMWQGAYHSGRALLLSSQILQTLQPKPN, via the coding sequence ATGCGCCCGTCCTGGCTCAAGGCATCTCTCGCCGCCCTGCTTGTCTTCCTTTCGGCCGATGTCCCGGTCCGTTCCGCCGAGGTGCCGCCGGCCTCTCATCCCGACGCCACGGAGCTGCGCCGTCAGGCCGAACGCTGCCGCAACCTCCTCAACCGCTCGGTCCTCAACTTCTACCTCCCCGGCAGCGTGGATGCCGTCCATGGCGGTTACCTCGAAGACTGGCGCGATGGCCGCTTCGTGCATCGAGGCGAGAGGTTCCTCACCCTCCAGGCCCGTCAGCTCTGGTTCTTCGCCACGCTCGCCGCCGGGAACCACGACCGCGCCCGCTGCCTCGAAGCGGCCTGGGCAGGGTACGTCTTCCTCGAACGTGCCTTCCGCGACGTCCGCCTGGGCGGCTACTTCTCGAAGACCGACGACCTCGGCGTCCCCACCGACACCCGGAAGCACGCCTACCATAACGCTTTCGCCCTGTACGCCCTCGTCGCCTATCACCGGGCCACCCGCGACCGCATTGTCCTCCGCCGCGCCCAGGATCTCTTTCGCACCCTCGATCAGCGCGCCCACGACCCCCGTCATGGAGGCTACATCGAGTTCTTCCATGCCGACTGGCGCCCGGTCACCAACCCGTCCGAATCCGCCTACATCGGCGCCATCGGCACCAAGACCTACAACACCCACCTTCACCTCCTCGAAGCCTTCGCCGCCCTCTACCGGGTCTGGCCCGACGCCCAACTCCGCGTCCGTCTCGAGGAACTCATCCGCATCAACACCCTCACCGTCCAGCACCCGGCATACCGCTTCAACCTCGACGGCTGGACCCCCGACTGGCGGCCGGTGGACAGCCCCGGCAATCACCGGGCCAGTTACGGCCACGACATCGAATGCCTGTGGCTGACCCTCGATGCCGTCCGCGCCCTGGGCCTCCCCGAGGTGCCGCTGCACGGCTGGGCCCGCGGACTCGCGGAGTACACGCTCCGGTACGGGTACGACACCGAACACGGCGGCCTCTTCTACGCCGGAGAAGCCGGCCAGCCCGCCGACGACACGCGGAAGGAATGGTGGGTCCAGGCCGAGGCCCTTGTCGGACTGCTCGAACTCTACCGGATCACCGGCCGGCCGGAACACTACCAGGCCTTCGCCCGCACCCTCGACTTCATCGAGCAGCACCAGATCGCCCCCGACGGCGGCTGGTGGGCCACCCTCAACGAAAACGGCTCCGCCCATCCCAACCCCTCCCGCAGTTCCATGTGGCAGGGCGCCTACCACAGCGGACGTGCCCTCCTCCTCAGCTCCCAGATTCTCCAGACCCTTCAACCCAAACCCAACTGA
- a CDS encoding Gfo/Idh/MocA family oxidoreductase, translating into MSQPITSLRAGIIGTGFIGPAHIEALQRLGIPVRAIVDNDRAKVVADKWGIPNAITDLDHRKLVAHPEVDVVHIASPNKLHAQHASDALKAGKHVICEKPLAMTSKETAQLLKLAATRPRQIFAVNYNLRFYPAILQLRAAVQRGDLGDIFHVNGSYMQDWLLKDTDYNWRLLPNEGGALRAVSDIGTHWMDAASFVLGTRIEQVYAQLETLHKKRRRPIGEVQTYSKASANQKYETYPVQTEDYAAVLLRWTNGVFGSLNVSQVAAGRKNCLRLEIYGSKKSAWWNSEEPNTLHYGSRDGANETSLRGSPGFLEDIAGFSDYPGGHAEGFPDTFKMNCRAIYSAIAAGNRKGALFATVEDGHHEVKVCDAILKSGTTRRWVKV; encoded by the coding sequence ATGTCCCAACCCATCACCTCCCTTCGTGCCGGCATCATCGGCACCGGCTTCATCGGACCCGCCCACATCGAAGCCCTCCAGCGCCTCGGCATCCCCGTCCGCGCCATCGTGGACAACGACCGCGCCAAGGTCGTCGCCGACAAGTGGGGCATCCCCAACGCCATCACCGATCTCGATCACCGCAAGCTGGTCGCCCACCCCGAGGTGGATGTCGTCCACATCGCCTCCCCCAACAAACTTCACGCCCAGCACGCCAGCGACGCCCTCAAGGCCGGCAAACACGTCATCTGCGAGAAACCCCTCGCCATGACCTCCAAGGAAACCGCCCAGCTCCTCAAGCTCGCCGCCACCCGGCCCAGGCAGATCTTCGCGGTCAACTACAACCTCCGCTTCTACCCCGCCATCCTCCAGCTCCGCGCCGCCGTCCAGCGCGGCGATCTCGGCGACATCTTCCACGTTAACGGCTCCTACATGCAGGACTGGCTCCTCAAGGACACCGACTACAACTGGCGCCTGCTGCCGAACGAGGGGGGCGCCCTGCGCGCCGTCTCCGACATCGGCACCCACTGGATGGATGCCGCCTCCTTCGTGCTCGGCACCCGCATCGAGCAGGTCTATGCCCAGCTCGAAACCCTCCACAAGAAGCGCCGCCGCCCCATCGGCGAGGTCCAGACCTACTCCAAGGCCTCCGCCAACCAGAAGTACGAGACCTATCCCGTCCAGACCGAGGATTACGCCGCCGTCCTCCTTCGCTGGACCAACGGAGTCTTCGGCAGCCTCAACGTCTCCCAGGTCGCCGCCGGTCGAAAGAACTGCCTCCGCCTCGAAATCTACGGATCCAAGAAGTCCGCCTGGTGGAACTCCGAGGAACCCAACACCCTCCACTACGGTTCCCGCGACGGCGCCAACGAGACCTCCCTCCGCGGCTCCCCGGGCTTCCTCGAAGACATCGCCGGCTTCTCCGACTACCCCGGCGGCCACGCCGAGGGATTCCCGGACACCTTCAAGATGAACTGCCGCGCCATCTACTCAGCCATCGCCGCCGGCAACCGCAAGGGCGCCCTCTTTGCGACCGTGGAGGACGGCCACCACGAAGTGAAGGTCTGCGACGCCATCCTCAAGAGCGGCACCACCCGCCGCTGGGTCAAGGTCTGA
- a CDS encoding Gfo/Idh/MocA family oxidoreductase: protein MCTDSSSSRSSLPITPSRRGFLKAGALALGAAALTRFPVVGAEPKPFRVGLIGSGWYGKSDVLRLIQVAPVEVVSVCDPDRNMVTEAADLISQRQKSRKKPRTYGDHRKMLAERDLDLVVIGSPDHWHALHAIDSIEAGADVYLQKPIGVDVLEGEAILASARKHGRVVQVGTQRKSTPHLVEARKNIIDAGRLGTIGHVEICCYYHMRANGNPPVEPVPDFLDYDMWTGPAPLRPYDGIPHLRWWRTFMEYSNGIMGDMCIHMLDTVRWMLGLGWPTRISSSGGIFVQKDGKSNIADTQTATFAYPGLNVVWNHRTWGDPPDPDYPWALFLYGDKGTLKASVTRYDFIPRGDGQPIRRDCVFEREQFPEDVTEKNIELHAAPATRAHMKDFLQAVGTRGRPVADIEEGHISTASCVLANLAMQLGRPLAYDPRRRIVPNDAEATALLRRPYRAPWKHPADALA, encoded by the coding sequence ATGTGCACCGATTCGTCCTCCTCGCGTTCATCGCTCCCCATCACCCCTTCCAGGCGCGGCTTCCTCAAGGCGGGTGCCCTGGCCCTTGGGGCCGCCGCCCTTACCCGCTTCCCGGTGGTTGGAGCCGAACCCAAACCGTTCCGTGTCGGCCTCATCGGTTCGGGCTGGTACGGCAAGAGTGACGTGCTCCGCCTGATCCAGGTCGCTCCTGTCGAAGTCGTCTCCGTCTGCGACCCCGACCGCAACATGGTCACCGAGGCGGCAGATCTGATCTCCCAGCGCCAGAAGTCCCGCAAGAAACCCCGCACCTATGGCGATCACCGCAAGATGCTCGCCGAACGCGACCTCGATCTGGTGGTGATCGGTTCCCCCGATCATTGGCATGCCCTCCACGCCATCGATTCCATCGAGGCCGGCGCGGATGTGTACCTCCAGAAACCCATCGGCGTCGATGTCCTCGAAGGCGAAGCCATCCTCGCCTCCGCCCGAAAACACGGCCGCGTGGTCCAGGTCGGCACCCAGCGCAAGAGCACCCCGCACCTCGTCGAAGCCAGGAAGAACATCATCGACGCCGGGCGTCTCGGGACCATCGGGCACGTCGAGATCTGCTGCTACTACCACATGCGGGCCAACGGCAATCCGCCCGTCGAACCCGTCCCCGATTTCCTCGACTACGACATGTGGACCGGCCCCGCCCCATTGCGCCCCTACGACGGCATCCCCCACCTGCGATGGTGGCGGACCTTCATGGAATACAGCAACGGGATCATGGGCGATATGTGCATCCACATGCTCGATACCGTCCGCTGGATGCTCGGCCTGGGCTGGCCAACCCGCATCTCCTCAAGCGGCGGCATCTTCGTCCAGAAGGACGGCAAATCGAACATCGCGGACACCCAGACCGCCACCTTCGCGTATCCCGGTCTCAACGTCGTCTGGAACCACCGCACCTGGGGCGACCCGCCCGACCCCGACTACCCCTGGGCCCTCTTCCTCTACGGCGACAAGGGCACCCTCAAGGCCAGCGTTACCCGGTACGACTTCATCCCCCGCGGCGACGGCCAACCCATCCGCCGTGACTGCGTCTTCGAACGCGAACAGTTCCCTGAGGACGTCACAGAGAAAAACATCGAACTCCACGCGGCTCCCGCCACCCGGGCCCACATGAAGGATTTCCTCCAGGCCGTCGGGACGCGCGGCCGGCCGGTCGCCGACATCGAGGAGGGCCACATCTCCACCGCGAGCTGCGTGCTTGCCAATCTCGCCATGCAACTGGGCCGCCCTCTCGCCTACGACCCGCGACGCCGGATCGTCCCGAACGACGCCGAGGCCACCGCCCTGCTCCGGCGCCCGTACCGCGCACCCTGGAAGCATCCGGCCGACGCCCTGGCCTGA
- the amrB gene encoding AmmeMemoRadiSam system protein B, whose amino-acid sequence MSPHPHAAGTRPAAQAGRFYPSSPIHLGEMVERFLAEASPGGLPAPKAVIAPHAGYRYSGPIAGSAFAAWASQPSSIQRVVLLGPSHFVNFHGIALPDASAFATPLGTVPLDPGAVESLFELPDIHTLDVAHCREHAIEVELPFLQRLLPTFTIVPLIVGRATDNAVRTAVDRLWGDAETRFVLSSDLSHYLPSEEARPLDRSTADAIEDLQPQPLTPSRACGYRIIRGFLAAAAQRGLIAKTVDLRNSGDTEGPRDSVVGYGAFHFGPG is encoded by the coding sequence ATGTCGCCGCACCCCCATGCCGCTGGTACCCGACCCGCCGCACAGGCAGGCCGGTTCTACCCATCGTCACCCATCCATCTCGGCGAAATGGTGGAACGTTTCCTCGCGGAAGCCTCCCCCGGGGGCCTCCCCGCCCCCAAGGCGGTCATCGCACCCCACGCGGGTTATCGCTATTCCGGTCCGATCGCCGGGTCCGCCTTCGCCGCCTGGGCCTCGCAGCCGTCCTCCATCCAGCGCGTCGTGCTGTTGGGTCCATCCCACTTCGTGAACTTCCACGGGATCGCCCTCCCCGACGCCTCCGCCTTCGCCACCCCGCTGGGTACCGTCCCCCTCGACCCTGGTGCGGTCGAATCCCTCTTCGAACTCCCCGACATCCATACCCTCGACGTGGCCCATTGCCGGGAACACGCCATCGAAGTCGAACTGCCGTTCCTTCAGCGGTTGCTTCCCACCTTCACCATCGTCCCCCTGATCGTGGGTCGGGCCACCGACAACGCCGTCCGCACCGCCGTGGATCGCCTGTGGGGCGACGCCGAAACCCGCTTCGTTCTCAGCTCCGACCTCAGCCACTACCTCCCCTCCGAGGAGGCACGTCCGTTGGACCGATCCACCGCCGACGCCATCGAGGACCTCCAACCGCAGCCCCTGACGCCTTCCCGCGCCTGCGGGTACCGCATCATCCGCGGCTTCCTCGCGGCGGCTGCCCAACGGGGCCTGATCGCCAAAACCGTGGACCTCCGCAATTCCGGGGACACCGAAGGCCCCCGCGACAGCGTGGTCGGCTATGGAGCCTTCCACTTCGGCCCAGGATGA
- a CDS encoding FKBP-type peptidyl-prolyl cis-trans isomerase, whose product MHHVLTRCSAVAVAAACLGATAAEIRSAADLKDARQKASYGLGVQAANLWKSRGAELDWDAYMRAVRDVNADGDLLLDDAAIREAMMEFQKEVQARFEVKNQEEGLKNQAAGEKFLEENKTKEGVVTTASGLQYKVLKMGEGVKPAATDKVTVHYTGTLIDGKKFDSSVDRGQPATFPLNGVIKGWTEGLQLMSTGSKFQFYIPSELAYGQRGPASIGPNQVLIFDVELLDVERAAPAQPVTSDIIKVPSAEELARGAKIEVIKAEDAQKLIEQERARQQGGNPRE is encoded by the coding sequence ATGCACCACGTTTTGACTCGTTGTTCGGCTGTTGCGGTTGCAGCGGCCTGTCTGGGGGCCACGGCCGCCGAGATCCGGTCTGCGGCGGATTTGAAGGACGCCCGGCAGAAGGCCAGTTACGGCCTGGGCGTGCAGGCGGCGAACCTGTGGAAGAGCCGGGGGGCGGAGTTGGACTGGGACGCCTACATGCGGGCGGTGCGGGATGTGAACGCGGACGGGGATCTGCTGCTGGATGACGCGGCGATCCGGGAGGCGATGATGGAGTTTCAGAAGGAAGTCCAGGCGCGGTTCGAGGTGAAGAACCAGGAGGAAGGGCTCAAGAACCAGGCGGCGGGGGAGAAGTTCCTGGAGGAGAACAAGACGAAGGAGGGGGTGGTGACCACCGCCTCGGGGCTGCAGTACAAGGTGCTGAAGATGGGCGAGGGTGTGAAGCCGGCGGCGACGGACAAGGTGACCGTGCATTACACCGGCACGCTGATCGATGGGAAGAAGTTCGACAGTTCGGTGGACCGCGGCCAGCCGGCGACCTTCCCGCTGAACGGGGTGATCAAGGGTTGGACCGAGGGTCTCCAACTGATGTCCACGGGGTCGAAGTTCCAGTTCTACATCCCCTCCGAACTGGCTTACGGCCAGCGCGGTCCGGCCAGCATCGGGCCCAATCAGGTGCTGATTTTCGATGTGGAATTGCTCGATGTGGAGCGCGCCGCGCCGGCCCAACCGGTCACCAGCGACATCATCAAGGTCCCGTCGGCTGAGGAACTGGCGAGGGGGGCCAAGATCGAAGTCATCAAGGCGGAGGACGCACAGAAGCTGATCGAGCAGGAGCGCGCCCGGCAGCAGGGCGGAAATCCGCGCGAGTAG
- a CDS encoding MBOAT family protein produces MHRLQRPGYQHSGPSAVAWGIQCPPYESVVEPPAVEVGALPPRRHAPRRSPARRRRDGLRDRPLTPFPAEVMVFTTQIFVFYFLPVFLLVYYNLPFRWRNAWITVGSYVFYGWWEPWFAGLMLFTTVMDFIWGRVITRPGATRLQRRGAVLACVVANLGILGFFKYYMFAAETLNAMLASVGARQFQVLQVVLPIGISFYTFHSLTYILDLYRGHATPAKSFSVFSAFVALFPVLVAGPIIRYKTLTAQLHEREHTVSRFASGVALFIIGFAKKILLANPCGHVADTVFAAAQPHAIDAWVGVVAYAFQIYFDFCGYSDMAVGLARMLGFEFLKNFDAPYRSESITDLWRRWHISLSSVLRDYLYIALGGNRKGETRTYFNLAVVMVLGGLWHGAKWNFVLWGAFHGLLLAFERWRHRRSVYAACPRPFRIGFTFVLMLLSWVLFRADTLTDALELYRAMFGLGSPHEVAALMAASIYTPYRLIILAIGTMLVFQPLQAHDWASAPVTWGRIALLLPLFAFSLMAMFSQDFNPFLYFQF; encoded by the coding sequence ATGCACCGCCTTCAACGTCCGGGGTATCAACACTCTGGACCTTCCGCCGTCGCCTGGGGTATCCAGTGCCCGCCCTATGAATCGGTTGTCGAACCGCCGGCCGTCGAAGTCGGTGCCCTGCCGCCCCGGCGCCATGCCCCCCGGCGGTCCCCGGCACGACGGCGGCGTGACGGACTCCGCGACCGGCCGCTGACTCCCTTCCCGGCCGAGGTCATGGTCTTCACCACCCAGATATTCGTCTTCTACTTCCTGCCTGTCTTCCTGCTGGTCTATTACAATCTCCCGTTCCGGTGGCGCAATGCCTGGATCACGGTGGGCAGCTATGTCTTCTACGGCTGGTGGGAACCCTGGTTCGCCGGCCTGATGCTGTTCACGACCGTGATGGACTTCATCTGGGGCCGCGTCATCACCCGGCCCGGAGCGACACGATTGCAGCGGCGCGGCGCCGTCCTCGCCTGTGTGGTGGCGAATCTCGGCATCCTCGGGTTCTTCAAGTACTACATGTTCGCCGCCGAGACCCTCAACGCCATGCTCGCGTCCGTTGGCGCCCGGCAGTTCCAGGTCCTGCAGGTCGTCCTCCCCATCGGCATCTCGTTCTACACCTTCCACTCCCTGACCTACATCCTCGACCTCTACCGGGGACACGCCACGCCGGCAAAGTCGTTCTCCGTCTTCTCCGCCTTCGTGGCCCTGTTTCCCGTCCTCGTGGCGGGTCCGATCATTCGCTACAAGACACTCACCGCCCAATTGCACGAACGCGAACACACCGTCTCGCGGTTCGCCTCCGGCGTGGCCCTGTTCATCATCGGCTTCGCAAAGAAGATCCTCCTCGCCAATCCCTGCGGCCACGTGGCCGACACGGTCTTCGCAGCCGCCCAACCCCACGCGATCGACGCCTGGGTGGGTGTCGTGGCCTACGCCTTCCAGATCTACTTCGACTTCTGCGGCTACTCGGACATGGCCGTGGGCCTCGCCCGCATGCTGGGGTTCGAGTTCCTCAAGAACTTCGACGCCCCTTACCGGTCCGAGAGCATCACCGACCTCTGGCGGCGCTGGCACATCTCCCTCTCAAGCGTCCTTCGCGACTACCTCTACATCGCCCTCGGCGGCAACCGGAAGGGGGAGACCCGCACCTACTTCAACCTTGCCGTTGTCATGGTGCTCGGCGGCCTCTGGCACGGCGCAAAATGGAACTTCGTGCTCTGGGGTGCCTTCCACGGGCTCCTCCTTGCCTTCGAACGATGGCGCCATCGCCGGAGTGTCTACGCCGCCTGTCCCAGACCGTTCCGCATCGGCTTCACGTTCGTCCTGATGCTCCTCTCCTGGGTCCTCTTCCGGGCCGACACTCTCACCGACGCCCTCGAACTCTATCGCGCCATGTTCGGTCTCGGCTCCCCGCACGAGGTCGCCGCTCTCATGGCCGCCAGCATCTACACGCCCTATCGCCTCATCATCCTCGCCATCGGCACCATGCTCGTCTTTCAACCGCTCCAGGCTCATGACTGGGCCTCCGCACCGGTGACCTGGGGAAGGATTGCCCTCCTGCTGCCGCTCTTCGCCTTCTCGTTGATGGCCATGTTCTCACAGGACTTCAACCCGTTCCTCTATTTCCAGTTCTGA
- a CDS encoding prepilin-type N-terminal cleavage/methylation domain-containing protein: MSSGDSQGFTRKGFTLIELLVVIAIIAILAGMLLPALSQSKAKASQIHCLNNLKQVGLFALLYADSHEGRIQIAAPLDVQFTWGGLLYSNQAAGSRSIFLCPSYRPRDFTNWFQTFGVWSDPPREVTTGEFNENVVVTAVPNPTEYVHLADTTSRGRRGMGAVQFHNFRTNATDEVHARHNRSANGWFLDGHAEGMNRARLEALRIPALFGQDTIPGYFP; this comes from the coding sequence ATGTCTTCCGGAGATTCCCAAGGATTCACGCGGAAAGGGTTCACGCTGATCGAGTTGCTGGTGGTGATCGCCATCATTGCGATTCTGGCCGGGATGTTGTTGCCGGCGCTGAGTCAGTCCAAGGCCAAGGCCAGCCAGATCCACTGTTTGAACAATCTCAAGCAGGTCGGGTTGTTTGCGCTCCTCTACGCCGACTCGCACGAGGGTCGCATTCAGATTGCCGCGCCGCTGGACGTGCAGTTTACGTGGGGGGGGTTGCTGTACTCGAACCAGGCGGCGGGATCGCGATCGATCTTCCTCTGCCCGTCCTACCGGCCGCGTGACTTCACGAACTGGTTCCAGACCTTCGGCGTGTGGTCGGATCCGCCGCGGGAGGTGACGACGGGCGAGTTCAACGAGAATGTGGTGGTCACGGCGGTTCCCAATCCGACGGAATACGTCCATCTGGCGGATACGACCAGCCGGGGACGGCGGGGAATGGGGGCGGTACAGTTTCACAACTTCCGGACCAACGCGACGGACGAGGTGCATGCACGCCACAACCGTTCGGCGAACGGGTGGTTCTTGGACGGGCATGCGGAAGGGATGAACCGGGCCCGGCTCGAGGCGTTGCGAATTCCGGCGCTGTTCGGGCAGGACACCATTCCCGGGTATTTCCCGTGA
- the lysS gene encoding lysine--tRNA ligase: MSNTTLAEIRQTRLDKAATLRAKGLNPYPSTSRRSHYAQAVLDSFATLEGQEVTVAGRLMSLRDQGALAFAHLQDQSGRLQLFLRKNLVAPTDAATGCLGFADLHLADLGDIVEATGKVMRTQRGEISVLVESLRLLTKAIRPLPDQWSGLKDREQVLRKRYLDTTLEPASRDRFALVARMVAAIRTFLAGRGFLEFNTPVIQPQYGGGTAKPFKTHVNALGVDMYLAISHELYLKRLIAAGYDKVFTIGRYFRNEGIDRSHHPEFSMVETMTAYENYEYNMQLVEDLFRHVAVEVFGRTTFTVKGHTVDFAAPWRRLRMVEAVKERCGIDFAAAASTDDANAHLATLGIAEPQPSPGHALVKAFEVLVEPTLVQPTLILGHPIEISPLAKPMADDPRFVERFEIFIGGMECGDNWSEQNDPAQLLETWRHAYREAERDEGRFHTLDFDFIECLEYGLPPTTGIGPGVERMAMIFCEQENIDDVIFFPLMRPVVTPINAQLYGIEKAPDPAPVDWSGAATVTLDECKRLCRDGALAPRVSNLIVRPHVRMWSAIAPSAVIRFTAHADIEGFLPHGTLRVTGLHLPHDTNEPQTAAAELTEFLNTQFPGASVTVELPAQPPAPPTAPPQIDPVNP, encoded by the coding sequence GTGTCCAACACCACGCTCGCCGAGATTCGCCAGACCCGGCTCGACAAGGCCGCCACCTTGCGGGCGAAGGGCCTCAACCCCTACCCGTCCACATCCCGACGGTCCCACTACGCTCAAGCCGTCCTCGACAGCTTCGCCACCCTCGAAGGACAGGAGGTAACTGTCGCCGGACGCCTCATGTCCCTCCGCGACCAGGGCGCCCTCGCCTTCGCCCATCTCCAGGATCAGTCCGGCCGCCTCCAACTCTTCCTTCGCAAAAACCTCGTCGCCCCCACCGACGCCGCCACCGGCTGCCTCGGCTTCGCCGACCTCCACCTCGCCGATCTCGGCGACATCGTCGAGGCCACCGGCAAGGTGATGCGAACCCAGCGCGGCGAGATCAGCGTCCTGGTCGAAAGCCTTCGCCTCCTCACCAAGGCGATCCGCCCCCTCCCGGACCAGTGGTCCGGCCTGAAGGACCGCGAACAGGTCCTTCGCAAACGCTACCTCGACACCACCCTCGAACCCGCCAGCCGGGACCGCTTCGCCCTCGTGGCCCGCATGGTCGCCGCCATCCGCACCTTCCTCGCCGGACGCGGCTTCCTCGAATTCAACACCCCGGTCATCCAGCCCCAGTACGGCGGCGGCACCGCCAAGCCGTTCAAGACCCACGTCAATGCCCTCGGCGTGGACATGTACCTCGCCATCTCCCACGAGCTCTACCTCAAGCGCCTCATCGCCGCCGGATACGACAAGGTCTTCACCATCGGCCGTTACTTCCGCAACGAAGGCATCGACCGCTCCCATCATCCCGAGTTCTCCATGGTCGAAACCATGACCGCCTACGAGAACTACGAGTACAACATGCAGCTCGTCGAAGACCTCTTCCGTCACGTCGCCGTCGAGGTCTTCGGACGCACCACCTTCACGGTCAAGGGCCATACCGTCGATTTCGCCGCCCCCTGGCGCCGTCTCCGCATGGTCGAGGCCGTCAAGGAACGCTGCGGCATCGACTTCGCCGCGGCAGCTTCCACCGACGACGCCAACGCCCACCTCGCCACCCTCGGCATCGCCGAACCCCAACCCTCGCCGGGCCATGCCCTGGTCAAGGCCTTCGAGGTCCTCGTCGAACCCACCCTCGTCCAGCCCACCCTCATCTTGGGTCATCCCATCGAGATCTCCCCCCTCGCCAAACCCATGGCCGACGACCCGCGCTTCGTCGAGCGCTTCGAAATCTTCATCGGCGGCATGGAGTGCGGTGACAACTGGAGCGAACAGAACGATCCCGCCCAGCTCCTCGAAACCTGGCGCCATGCCTACCGCGAGGCGGAACGCGACGAGGGCAGGTTCCACACCCTCGACTTCGACTTCATCGAGTGCCTCGAGTACGGCCTCCCCCCCACCACCGGCATCGGCCCCGGCGTCGAACGCATGGCCATGATCTTCTGCGAACAGGAGAACATCGACGATGTCATCTTCTTCCCCCTCATGCGCCCGGTCGTCACCCCCATCAATGCCCAGCTCTATGGCATCGAAAAAGCCCCCGATCCCGCCCCGGTGGACTGGTCGGGGGCCGCGACAGTGACGCTCGACGAATGCAAGCGACTCTGCCGCGATGGCGCCCTCGCCCCGCGCGTCTCGAACCTCATCGTTCGTCCCCACGTCCGGATGTGGTCCGCCATCGCCCCCTCCGCGGTCATCCGGTTCACCGCCCACGCCGACATCGAGGGCTTCCTCCCGCACGGCACCCTGCGTGTCACCGGTCTCCACCTGCCCCACGACACCAACGAACCCCAAACCGCCGCCGCTGAACTCACCGAGTTCCTGAACACCCAATTCCCCGGGGCGAGCGTTACCGTCGAGCTGCCCGCCCAACCTCCCGCCCCGCCCACCGCCCCCCCCCAGATCGATCCGGTCAACCCCTGA